A genomic segment from Leguminivora glycinivorella isolate SPB_JAAS2020 chromosome 27, LegGlyc_1.1, whole genome shotgun sequence encodes:
- the LOC125240332 gene encoding 26S proteasome complex subunit SEM1 gives MADKQKVDLGLLEEDDEFEEFPAENWGTEDADDEDVSVWEDNWEDDIVQDDFNQQLRQQLEKLKDQNKP, from the exons ATGGCAGACAAGCAGAAAGTAGATCTTGGATTACTTGAGGAAGACGATGAATTTGAAGAATTCCCTGCGGAAA ATTGGGGAACCGAAGACGCCGACGATGAAGACGTATCGGTTTGGGAAGATAACTGGGAGGATGACATCGTGCAAGACGATTTTAACCAGCAATTGAG ACAACAACTGGAGAAGCTGAAGGACCAGAACAAACCTTAG